From Pararhizobium sp. A13:
CGCGATGCCGAGCGTCTGTCGGTCGGCAAGCGTAAGGGATGCCATACGAAGTCGCAGGAAGAGATCAACCAGCTGCTGGTACGCCTCGGCCAAGAGGGCAAGCGCGTCGTGCGCCTGAAATCGGGAGACCCGCTGGTTTACGGCCGTGCCGGTGAAGAAATGGCTGCGCTGCGCGACGCCGGGATTACCTATGAGATCGTGCCCGGCATCACCTCTGCCTTCGCAGCCGCCGCCGATTTCGAGCTGCCGCTGACACTGCGCGGTGTTGCTTCGTCGCTGATCTTCACGACCGGTCATGATCTGACCGGCGATGTTCTGCCCGATTGGGCGCGCCTTGCCATTTCAGGTGCTACGATTGCCGTCTACATGGGCCGCACGGTCGCGGCATCTGTCGCTGCGCGGCTGATGCAGGCGGGACTTCCCGCCGAAACCACGGTGGCTGTCGTCGAAAACGCCAGCCGTGCGGAGCGCAAGCTGCTGCATGGCACGTTGAAGGACCTGCCGGATCTGCAATATCGCGATGAACTGGACGGGCCGGTCATGGTGATCATCGGCGACGCCGTCGCCGGCGCGAATTTCGAGCGCTCGGAGCCGCTTGTCAGGGCGAAAGCCAGTGGCGAGACCGCTCCCGTGCGTGGCACGGACCTGCCGCGCAAACACAAAGACGAAGTGAGGAACTGACATGGCCGACAAAGTGCTGACCGCAAACCGCCTGTCGGACGGAATTTCCGTCTGGCTCGATGCCGCCGGCAATTGGGTGGAATCGCTGCAGGATGCCTTCGTCGCCCGGCATGCCGAAGCCGTGTCTGCCCTTGAGGCGACCGGAAAAGCGGCTTTTGCCGACAACAAGGTGGTTGACGTGAATGTCATTGATATTGAAGAAGTAGCGGGCGTTCTGCGG
This genomic window contains:
- a CDS encoding DUF2849 domain-containing protein → MADKVLTANRLSDGISVWLDAAGNWVESLQDAFVARHAEAVSALEATGKAAFADNKVVDVNVIDIEEVAGVLRPLRLRERVRAEGPTIDYAPGYKGLTGPVQAA